A stretch of DNA from Besnoitia besnoiti strain Bb-Ger1 chromosome II, whole genome shotgun sequence:
CTCCGCAGCGCTGGCCTACACAGCACCTTCGTGTAAATCTGCCATTCCTCTCGCCGACCAAGTTCCGACAATGACCTGCGTCTTTAACCGGCCCCGTAACCTTTATGTAGTCacgctgaagcagctgcctgcTCACGAAAGAAAAACAATATACTACCGATGCATGGAGCCTGGCAGCCCCGCTGCATGTAGAGTCGTCGTCCAtgtcccccccgccccgcctgATCCCCAGAGTCCGCGAGGATCCTCTCCATCGGAGGTGCAATCATGCTCCACGAGTGGAACGACCATTACGGTGGAAGCCTCCATCCAGACAAAGAAGGCTCAGTTCAAATGCGGAGGAGGAATGTTCCAGCTGGATCCTCCGTTCTTAGCAGACACAACGTACACGGCTCGATCGTGCACCAAGCCCGTACCCCTACGGACACAAGTGGCTGGATCCTTGTTCATGTCGCCGTTCGAGGATGACCTTTACACTCTGCAACTTAAGACTTTCCCCGTCGACCGACCGAGGACTTTGTACTATGTTTGTACGTCTCCCGGGAGCAGCAGAAGTTGCAAGGTTGCAATTCATGTCCCTCTTGATCCGACGGCAACCCAGGATGTGGCTCGGTACCACGACATCCCTGAGTGctcggagagcggcgcgacagTCACAGCTTTCGTTTCTCCAAACACGAGAGCCGCGCAATTTAAGTGCGGACCAGCATTGTTTGAGTTGTATCCTCCTCTGGCGTTCCAGAACGCGTATGGGAGCCGTGCGTGTGTGACGCCCATACCGCTGGGCGACATTGTGAGCGGGACGCTCAGTCTAGCTGCCGGCGGCAACAACTTGTACACCTTGCAGCTCAGCGGGCTTCCTGCCAGAAAGCCCAAAGATATGTATTTTAAGTGCATGGCCCCCGACGGCAGCAGTTCGTGCAAGGTGCATATAAAGGTACCCAAACATTCCAATTCACTGAGAGCTCTGAAGGCGCCAAAAATCCATGTGTGCTACCCTGGACCAGACGCCTCTCTAAGGATCCGCGCGTCGGCGTATAGCTCCTTTTATATCAGGTGCGCAGCCGGCCTGTCCCATTCGCCTACTGTGGAGACAGACGTCTACGACAACTTGGATGGAAGCTGCAGCTCCGCAGGGCCACTGGATCGCCACGTGAAGGGCGCAGAGCTAGTAAGGGCACCGCAAGTGAGAAGAGTAGGCACTACTTACATTTTCTCGGTCGAGGAGTTGCCTGAGGTACCACAGCAGCTTTGCTATCTTTGCGCGCCCAACTCGAACTTGCGGACAGAAGAATGCCGCATACTCATCACTGTTCCAGCAAGAAATTACTCGACCTCGCGAGGCCTGCCCCCACCAActcgccccccctccccatCAGCTCAGGGAAGACCTCACGGCGCCCTGATCATGGCGATCTTGCAGGTTGGAGCCCATTTGACAGGTTGTTTCTAGAAATTCTTTAGCCACAGAAGTTCACCGCCACTGTACAGCGTGTTTCGTAAAAAAACAGCTAATGCTTCGTTGCCGCTAGCTCCTCGTGAGAAATTACTATCTCCCTACTCATCAGTAGATGGGGGCCGACAAGTATTGGCAACGAAGTAGAAGCCGCTCGGCGCTTCACGGCCTATGCAGTGAAGACTACACGTTTCGTCTCAACAACAGTGTCAAGAGGGATCGCTATCCACCGCATGCACTCGACAATGCCTTGCCAGAGCGCCTGAGAAGCCACTTTACGAGGTGAGTCCGACAATGAACGCAGCATTCACTCAGAAACAACGTGACATCAAATGTTTAGTGCTCTCCGTGTGTACCTAATCGACTCCACTTCGATGCTTTCGCCTCACACAAGATCAGAGAACCCCCCAGAAGGTAGCATGAAGGAAGACACGAATCATTGATCCCGTAGGCTCGAAAGAGTCGTTGCTTACGTTTTTCACGCGAACAATAGAGAAACGAAATTGCCAGCCACTGCGAGACTCCACTCGAACGCCGGGAACGATGACAGGCCCCTGGGTCCCTCTCTGTTTTAACAGTAGATAGTACAGAAATGGCGATTTCGCTGGTTGATATCATTCTGAGGACCCCAAATAACGCCACCAACTCATGTTCGCCCGCATGTTGGCTGGTACAGACTTAAGACGGTGACTGAGGCATCTCCTCCGCATGCTAGGAAAGCGCGTTCAGTGGAGCTGACCCAAAGAGACAAGCGTAAGGAGTGCATTTCGGAGACCGCAGTGCCGCTGACTTGACCGCGGAATATCCTTAGTGGCTCGCGTGCCCCTCTACGCGACTGGCTGCGAACAACACTGTTGCCTGTCCGGCATGTTTCGTCAACCCTGACAGTCTTTCCGAGCAAAGTCTCAACAGCTGTCAGCAGCTTGCCAGCGTAGGGGCGTTTTGTGAACACTAAGCAACTCAGGGAGAACTCGCCTCCCAGCGGTAGGAAAACGACGTCGGGCTCCGGTCAGTTCAAAGCGGTTTACGAGCACTCCTGTTTACCGATAACCCGCGCCGAGCTCAGAAATCAGACACAAATGAAGACTCCGTTACCTCTCCTCTATTCCCGCTGAATGGGATGTGGCGCTGTTCTGCGAAGTTCGCTTCATACGCTGAGAAACGTGCTTGGAGGTTTTCTAAGTGACGCCCActtaaaccctaaaccctaaacgccCACTTAGAAAACGTCCAAGCACGTTTCTCAGCCGCGGTCTTTGCATAGAGGCGCTCCAACAAGCTCGAGCCTCCCAATCGGTGTGGAGACGTGGCGGTGACCGCGCAGCATCGCGTGCTATAGGCAGAGCAATGTGCCCGTTCTCGAGGCGCTTCCAAAGAGTTCCAGCTACCACATTTTTCTGATCAGCGGATTCACGGCTCCGCTGAAGAACCTTGACGTTGCTCGAGGGGTGGTGCGTGAAGCTCGTGAAGCAAAGGTGACTCCCCACGACTGCTAAAACCTCCCCGTGGGCGTCTTGGCTAGCTTACCCTACAGCCCCTTCTGGATGCGGACGCCCCGGAGAGAGGAAACTCGACCTCTTGTTGGCTCTCTACGCTGTCATGCTCCTTCGTGATAcagcgccgagacgcgaCACACTCTCTGACACACACGGAGTTtgcgcgcagctgcactcGCAGTCTGATCGATCGCCCAAGCCGCATGCCTGCGGATTAGTGCCTGCCAATTCTGTTTCGGAAAATGAAAACATCTCCCAGGGTCTATCTCACTTTTCGGAGTCGGCAACTACCTCTAGGTGGCAGACGAAAAATCTCATGACACCGCCCAAGAGTGAGACGTCTCTGAAGCAATCCGTGGAGGCAACGAGGTTCCTCCGTCAACGCACAGGCAATGGACAGTTAACTTCGAGATATGGCCAACCCAAAGATTGATTTACGCAGCCTCACGGCGAAAAAGGCGCGGATTAAAACAGTAGAAGCCTGAGGACACGGTTTTCCCCTTCGCGACACTGAGTTATTCTCAATGCTTAGCTAACCAAGAAACGATACACACACAGTAACTAAGGTGCCCGCAGTTACAAAACCAACCCGATAGGCCCAAGCAGCAACACACGACTACGGTTGAGGAAAAATaaagagaaagagggaaCCCAGCTGCTGGCGGTTAGCCGCTCTGAACTGTGCGCGGACCCCCCCATCACCCTCTGTCTTCGAGGATGCATGCGACTTCATTTTACGTCACTTCATTATGGCGACTCACCATTGCAGCGTTAACGCAAGGCTTTATAGGAGGACGTGCCCCAAAATAACAGAGCGTCCTTCCACGCCCCGATCGTACTCACAAACTTCTCGACGGGCTTCTAGGGCTGACGAGCCTGCTGTTACCCCGACACCCCGAAGATGACTTGTCTTCCCTCACGCAAAAGACACAAGGGAATCTGAAGACTACAAGGCACTACGAGGCTCTGAAAAGATATGGAGACCTCGAGCAAGCACAAGCCCTCCGCCGGGTATCGATCTTCATTTTTTTCCGCCGTTCACGTCCAGATCCTTTTTGTATTGAAGCCCGAAGAGGAGTGGCGGAGAACCCACGATGGCCATTTTGCGTTAGACTTTTCTCCGCTCTTGTacgtggcgctcgcggccccATAGACGACCCAAAATCGTTGATAAAACCATTGTATAATGCACCGTGGCTGAGTATCGCCTTGTAAGAAACGGCAAATCCGTCTGTCGGACGTGACACTTCATCTCCCCCCAGCGGGGATATGCCTCAAAGGAGCTGCCTTCTCTTCCGGATGCGGGTTAAATCTTTTAGAAGGGATGCACAGGCCATACCCTAGAAGTGCATGGGTATCTCGGAATTTCCGCTGTCCCCCAACAAGGGGCGCATCGTCGATGCCCGCTCCTTTCATCGTACAGATCTGCTTGCCGGGCGGGCAAGTTAGGAATTTTGGGCGGACCTGCTCTTCGCGCGTATGATTTTCTATCGTCCACCCTGCAGGAAAAAACCACCAAAAAGTGATATCGCGTCGCACCTTTGTTTCCACTGCGTGGGAATCACTAAAAAAGCTCTATTAAGCGCTGTTAACTAGGAAAGAACAGACAGTTCCGCTATCTGATCTGATCTCCGTAAGTCCTTAGGAAGGTAACATATCGTGCTCCCCTTCACCCGCAGCGCGCCACTCCTTCATGCTTGGGGGTTTAATTTCAGATACACGATGCCAATTACCCAGCTTCCACGCTGGAGAAACAAAACTTCACTGCAGATCCCGAGCCCGGTTTCGCAAATCGAGTCAACGTCAGAGCTGTCTAAGCCAGGAAGCTACCTGATGATTCAGCTGGCTTGCCAATTACGGATCGTGTGCGTCATCTCTCTACTCCGCCTCCACTTTTCATTCTAACTCACCAAGGAGCAACTCATTCCCATCTCCGCAGTTGAGGACGACATTGCCATCGCTGTTAGGGAGACCCTTGTTAGCGTAGCCTATGTCTCCATTGTTACTGATTGCTTGAATTTCCCGCACGCCAGGATAACCCGACTCTATGCAAGCTGCGTATATGAACCTTCGTGCGTGTCTCCGACTGGCTTCAGGACGGGGATCCATCGTGCAGGTCGATCGACCTACACAAATGAAATGCCATAAAAAAATAAATCGAAGACGCGGTTTCACCTTGAGCGCTCAAACACAATCGTAGGGGCGGCACTGCAGTGCTCGTTCACAGGATACAATCGTGTACCTTATTGATGCCGTCGAGCCGGAGACACAAGACGTGCAGATGTGTCCCAACCGCCCTGATTACGCCGAGACCGCAGATACGACAGACTTGTCGCCGCCCCTCCATCCCCCACCGTCCCACGAAGAAGACAAAACACGCTCCTGCGAGGTCCCTGTCAGCACCAAAAAGCTATTcacgcctcgtcgctgcagacgacCAAAAGCAACACAGCTTCTGATGGACGTGTAACGAGGATATCAGTTCAGACCCTTGCGATAGTCGCCTTCTGCATGCAGGGTCTGGCAGGAAGCGAGCGACCGGCATCCGGGAAGCTCACTTGCGCGCTTGGAGCGCGCGTTCCGATGGAAAATAAAACAGGGCGATGCGGAATCACACTCGTTTGCCTACCTGAGTTACAGTGCCCGATATACGAGTGAGCTGCACCACCGGGCCCGTAGCCCACAGCCAGCTTCAGACCCCAAGCGACCTCTGTTCCTTGCGGACAGCGCAGCTCCAAAGTAGCCTGAGAGATATTCAAAACACGCAGAGCCATATTATCGTGCGGAGCTGGAGTAGGGGGTCGTGACGCCTAAAGGTGGGAGCACACGCGTGGACATGAGATTCTCCTCAGAATTCGTGACCTCTACATTGGGATAGAGACGCCGCAAAACTTGCATAGAAAACTCGCTTTTCCACCCGCCTTGGGCTGTCACGAAGATGCCCACTTTCTTAACCGATCAGGCTTCTAGGTGGGCAGACCGAACCCGGGAGTCCATGTGAACTGCACTAGTGGTTCTACACTGCGTCGTATTTCCGATATGCTTACTTCGGGGTCGTCGTTCTTGACGAGACCCTCGACGATGAACTGCCGAATAGACGTCATGGAACTCGGTCCACAGATCGCCCACATGCGAGCATCATCTCCCGAATTGCCCGTCGTCGAAGCTCCTTCGCATTTTCGCCTGAAGGACAAAGGGGGAAAAGGCGTAGCTCGATCCACTTGAGAGCACGCTTGCGCCAGGGAGCGCGTGTGGCTCTTCTGCTTTGAGTGTGTGCGACCCCGCTTCCTGTTGGAAACTCTTCAAAGCTTACAGTCCGGGTCTGCAGATCTGCATGTGGTAGTCATTCGGATCTGCTTCCATGTCTCTGAAGTTGAAGAGAATCGAGAAACCCGCGATAATCACTTCTTTTCCAGGGCACTGCAGGTAACCAGGTGCTGTGCCGCCCCATACGACAGAATGGCCGCTCTGCAGCTGTAAACAGAAAAGAGAATACGAACCCGCCCACGGCTCGTTACACCAtcgagagccgcgcctcgGGACAGGGGAGAAGTGAAATCAGTTGCCGATTTCTTATCCGTGGGGCCTGTACCTTCATATTTGCACCGTAACTGTGCCCATTGCGACATACAATGTTCACACGCATGCGTTCGGTGCCCACGACTGCCTGGCGCCATCGAACACGCTATTCGGACTCCGAACGACGAAGCGTGCCCGCGAAGCGACCAACGCCAGCAACGCACCAGCAGAAAAACCATCGGTTCTCAAGAGGATTCAGACACCAAAGGAAAACTCATTCGCTGCTAAGGAAGACTACGGGTGCGTTTTACTAGCGACTCCGGTATTTCAGGTTGACACCGAACTCATACACACTCTctgcacacgcaggcgcgcatgGAGCTGGTACGAGTTTCCCATAACCTCTGCGACACGGTATACGCCTTAGAGCATGCAGGATTGAAGAAATAGTGTCGCACTTACTCTGTCTGCGAGGGACACGCTGTCGCTGCCCATTCCATCGAGGTCTGTCGGGCTCATGCCAAAGGCCCGTCCGTAGTAGATCGCTGCCTTTCTGTAGGCCTCCCGGAACTGGTGCGGCAGGAAGTGCTCTAGAGGTCGCAGCTCCATCTGAATCTGAAAAGTAACACCGAGAACCACAAATACATACGCCGCCAGGCCAGCCACCACATGACTCCCCGAGAAAAACAGAACCCAGTTCGTCTCTCTCACTCCTTGCTCCACGCCGGTGAAGTGAACATGAACACGACCGCCGAAAGCTACTCCCGATGCTGACTCTAGTAAAACGAGCTCTCTGGGCGGAGTCAAGAGATATGCGAGCGACGCAACGAATACTACAACGCTCTGATGACGCATGCGGTGAGTCGCTGCTGAACTGAAGACAAACTTCCATgcgccgctgtctgctgGTTGCGCTGCACAGCGTGTCTCTACGCGAGGGTTTCCTGGACGCTCTCTTGACCTAGCTCTGTTATCTGATATTCGAGCTCCGAATGTTCATACATTTTATCACCCGAAATGTAGTAAGTCGATGGGTCACGCACCGGCATTGGGAGATCTTCCACCGTCTTGGACCACAGGACAATGGAGGAGGGGTCTGTGGGATCTTTTGGAGGCCGACCGCCAATGACCCTTGTGGTGACAGTTTTTTTCAGTTTGCTTGAGGCGTCGCGCTGGCTtgtcgagctgctgctgctcgccttgGCACTGGCGGAGAAGCCCATGAAGGACGCAGACACTTCGGCAGCGACCGAGATCCCGGAGTCCTTCAACGCATCGACGTCAGCAGACTTCACTTTGATCTCGTGAATCATCTTTCCGCCTGCACACACGAAGATagggccgcgcgagggcggcaaaACCCAGTCACGCCCCTTGACGAATCTTGAGGACAATTTTGGAGCAGTTCGTCTCGCGAGATCGCTCACCACCCTGTGGACTCGCAGACCCTCGGGCAGCAAACTCTGGGAAAAAGCCGACTCTGCTAACGAGCTGTATTTTCCGCGAGGCTCTGAAGTGCGCATTTTGGGCCTCTAGCCCCCCTCGAGCCGCGGCACACCGACTCCTTCGATTGCCGCCCCTCCGGAGGAAACTGTGTTCGATGAGGCGGACACTGTGCTCACGAAACGGTTCCTGGGGCGTGTCCTACCCAGCTTCAAGTTCGTCGTCACGTGTGTCCCGTATCGGTCGAAGAAACTCATCCACTTAGTCACGCCCATCTCCTGACAGTCGGTGCTCAGGGGCGTCGTCTTGTAAATGAACGGCATACACGTGCTGTTGTTATCCAGGCCGCGGAAGTTAACTGGCAGGTCCATGAGCGTATGCTGGAAGCCGTAGGTCGTGTTCCtgtagagagagagagagcggtcacagaggcagagaggtCAAAGACAGCCGACTGGAGTGCGCGTGTTGCTCCACTGCTGTATACCGGCGACATCACCTGAAGAATGCTGGTGTGAGCGACTGCGCTCGAACGCCTGCGAGCGAGCCGGCGACGTTTTTCTCGGTTCCCACTCGTACCAAGTTATCGCAGGAGAATCCGACAGGCCGGCTTCATAGCGGAAGCAGTACGTCTTCATGAAGAAGCTTCGTTCGTTGTCCTTTGCGACGTTCTGCGCCATGTCGCGGTAGCCGGTCGACGCGGAAAAAGATACAAAGtacccgccgcctccagccgACGCATCCGCGGTGAGTTCTGCTTGGTAGTCTGACATCGTGGAAATTTCATCGACCTACGCAAGACATAATACAGAACGAACATCGTCTCTCCTTCGAACAAGCCGCCAAGCCGCTGTTGCAGGCCCTTAACTGACACCCGTGCCTAACTGCCTGGCCTTcccacccccccctctgcagacacaccagctcgcgctcttcctcctccgcgcagctGTTGTTCTGCGAAGATAGGCCCAGAGTGTGTCAAGCACGTGACGCGTTTCAAGTGGCGTTTGACCCTGAGACTCACCGACTCTGATTGCCGACAGGAAACAAACGGGCGGACGAAACCGCCGACAGGCTGCAGGAGGTTCAGGTCGTTTGTGACGCCATATGGCCCGTGGGTCCAGTGGAAGCGAACGACAGGGCTTCGAAAACCTGGGAAAGAAGCGACACGACTCCAAAAAGCGAGCTCTGGCGGGTTCGCGTCGCCAGGGCAAAGCGTTGTCCCTTCAAATCTCCAAAGCAACCGGCGATGGGCACGAGCGTTTCCCAGCCGTGCAAATGCGTCAGCGCACATCTCCACAAAACACCGTGCAGAAAAGCAGCACTGCACCaacgccgcagcgtctcACCTGGATCCATAGAAGTCTCGGGGTCACCCAGAGGGTTTCCTTTGAGCATGTCGTATCCTGATCCGAGGAAGTCtggagaggaaaaaaagaTAGGAGCACTCCGAGCCCAGAGGTGCCCGCACGACATTCTCTTAAAGGCGCCGCTATTCGAAAGGTGGCGCATGGTCGCGTGGAGTGCAAGACGCCACCGCCGTTCTCGGCCCTCATGTCGAAATGCACAGACTAGGCAACTCCCGTCTGAATACAGACGCCTCCCTGAAAGGTGCATCGCATCTCAACTCCTTAAATATCTGCGCATGACTAGGCTCGCCTTGGCCGCTACCTGAGACGAGAGAGCTCCTGCCTTTCACGCGTGTCTACCCGAGCCGTTTTCTCTATAAGTGGGCACTCCCTTTCCAATGCCGGCTTCCGCCAGCCTCTTACAGCATCTCGAGGCCTACCGAGAGAGGGCGCCGTGTCGTGCGCCTGCTTGTAGACGTCGGTATCCTCGCGGATCTGCATCGGCTGCCGGTGCTCCCATTTGACGTCGGGCGCGGACAGGCGTTGTCCTGCAACTTCTGCAGACAGCACAGAGAGCAGGCAGAGACTCTGGAAATCCCCGCTGAAGAGGCAACTGCTACCTGTTCGTAGGCCATCTCGCGTTTTCGTTACCGGCCGCCATGGGGAGCGGAAGCAGGCATACACCAGAGAAGCCATTTACGGACGGTCCTTTGCAGCGCCTCACTTCAGTGCGAAGTCTCTATTCGACACCAAAAAACATGACAAACGTCTCACCCTGCGAGACTGGCGCGCCTCAGCTTACCTTGCTGGAAGCGAGCATCCCCCATCCCTTTGCCGAAGTCCTTGAATGAGCGAGCTTTCCCAAGTCGTTTTTTCGTCTGCACCAGAGAAAGCACCTCAAAGCGAACTGGTTGCCAGCTCCCGCCAAGGATCCACGGCCCGCTAAGAGCCGTGGCCTCATCTGCCGTCCTCTACGCCGCACAGCTGGCTGTGGGAATTCCCACGTCGGGAACTGCGCAGCACGGTCCTCTGGTCTGCTGGACTGAATATGGGATTTCCATACCTCTTTTGAAATTTTGTTGAGGTCGATGCCCGTACCCGGAATCTTCACTTTTCCTTGGAGGGCACCGCCGAGCGCGTCTTCCAGGCCGCCACCGCTAGACCCGAGcccgccttcgtcgctcgcgtcgaAGTCGAAGTCACCGTCGCCCTCTAGCCCGCTACCATCTTCGGAAGACAGGTCAAGCTCGCCGCTGTCTATCGCAGTCGCTTCGGCCAGAGCCTGAGAGGAGCCTTGAGCGTCATCGTCTGCCTGTTCGTCTGAAGACCCGATCACCGCGTCGTCGATATCGTCATCGAGGTCGATGGAAATGTCCTcggaggccgcctccgccgctggggTCGCGAGATGCCCTTTTGAACGCTGCGGCTGACGCGGCTGGTTTCCAGTTTTAGGGGCTTTTTTCGGAGGCGCCTTCGTTTTCGGTgtgggcggagacgccccaGCAGCTGAGAGGTCACCGCTGTCTATCTCGAGGTCGAGGTCGTCGAGGTCGAGGTCGTCGAGGTCGAGGTCGTCTACGTCGATGTCGaactcgtcgtcgcccgtcCCTCCTCCTGGGGAAGGGGACTCGTTTTTGTGCGATCCAGTGTGAAAGGAGACAGCTTGCGCACGCGGTTGCTGCTGGATCATGGCCCTGCGCGGGGAACCCGAagtccgcgccttcgccgcggctgggCTGGGCTTAGAGGCCTCTGGCTGTTTCGGGGAAACGTGTtttgcggcggccgcgggtcgAGCCccggctgcctgcgcctctcgtgTTCGCCGCGGtgcagagggggggggagcgctGGGCTCCTTGGGGGCTGCTGGCTGCTGGCGATTGGAGCTGggcagccgcttcgccgacgagcgcgtgggtgcgggcgacgcgcccccGCCAACGGCGGACGAAGGCCCTACAGGTGCTGTCGTGAAGCTTCCATAGTCCACGTCGTCGTCATCGCCAAACTCGAAGTCGGAGTCGAAGCTCTCTGCACTCGAAGCGGCTGGGtgctccgcctcctcgttgcCGCTGTCCGCTAGAGAGGCCAcggtctcctctccctcctctccgaAGTCGATGTCGTCTAACGACAACTCGATGTCGTCTAACGACAACTCGATGTCGTCGGCCTCGAAAGCCTCGGAGGAACCGTCATGACCGCCGCGCGGTGCCTGGGTCTGCGTTCCGCTGGAGGTCGATTGTTGGGTCTGTAGCATTGAGGCAGTCTCACGATCGGGCCCCACTGAATCCGAAGCCTCGGCAGACTCGCCTGGCCTGGAAGCGTCAGCATCCATTCCCGATTGCGCCGCCCCGGCCACGTGCGGCGCTTCGTGCCCACTCGCGTGCCCTTTTCTTCTGCTGCCTGGCGCCTTGGGCACCGGCGGCTTGCGGCTGCCGGCTCTGCCGCGGACTGACCCCCCAGTTTTCACCggaggggcggcggaaggaggcgTTTCTCCGTAGTCCGGGGAGCTTGCGGGCACGAAAGGAGTCGCGTGCCCTAGGTGGTGCTTGCGCACGGTCTCGTATGCGCTCCAGTCTTCACGCAGCTCTACCAAGCTCGCGTCAGAGGCTGTGCCCTTCGCCACGTCATGCGGATGACGGGTAGCTTGCGCACGCAGCTCCTGCATGCCGGGCTGCATCGCCTCGTCCCCAGTCACCCCCGCCCAAGGttccgcagctgcagcagctgcggaacCTTGTCCCGCCTTGAGTTGACGAGGCCTGCTTGGGGtctttcggcgccgccgcacgggAGCGGGCGGCGAGTCAGCTGActccgtcgccgtcgacTCCAGGTCGACTTTCGTAGGCACGAACGGTTGCGCGTGCCCCAGCTCGTCTTCTGTCGAGGAATCAGTGGAGGGGACTGTcggtcggcgcgcggcatTCGCTTGCCCGTGGCTGTCTAcgggagccgccgcggacgttGCCTctttccgctcgcctcccgtAGTCGCCTCCGGCAGATCGTCGACTGGCACCGACCGGCCGATTGACTTCCACTGTTTcagcgtgcggcgcgcgtcctccacaGAGGGGTCCACTCCCGCGCCCAACGCGGCGCTTCGGGGGAGCACATCTGCAGAGGCTTCACTGAACGCAGGCGAGTCGCTGAAGTCTGCCTCCTGACTCTCGCCGACGACGTGGCGCTCGTccaccggcgcgccgccgccgccgctgaacACAGGGCCGCTGGGCAACCACAGGTCACCagagagcgcaggcgcgtggcgccgcgcgacgccgaggacatgctgcgggagaagaagaaggcacgCGAAAACAGCCGCGAGATGCACTGGACGCAGTCGCCAGgactcgccctcgcgcgggaGTGAATCCCGCGGGAGCACCGCCAtcgcgcggccttcgacgcagcggcgcagagaagagagattCGGGTAAAGAGCTGCTTGATTCACTCAAACGCAGACAGACTGCTGCCCAGGCCACCTTTCTGTTTCCctcggaagacgaggcgcacgACCTAATTGCCCCCGTGCGACGCATGAAAATCAGTTGAGCGAAGCCGTCAGACCACGTCAACACACTTTAGTCCCACGCGATCCAACAGAACACACACCGACAGAGCTGATGCGAAAACCGTTGCGGAATCGGGCTGAAGCCAGGTTCAAATGCCAGACACACTACCCAAACTTGCGGGGGCGATTTGAGGCGAGATGAAAAGCACACAGTGCTGGGCAAGCGGCCTCGTCACCACCTAGAGCTGCGTTTGCGTTGCGGAAAGTAGTTCGACAACCAATAAGTCAGGGTTACATCACGGAAGCCGTTTTGCGTTCGTGCGACACCAAATGCGCGCCAGATACGCAAG
This window harbors:
- a CDS encoding SAG-related sequence SRS32 (encoded by transcript BESB_037960), with translation MILIKRPEERKPGATDRVGARLHSVTVDVPTCSESGTVLSVHVSARTKRAYFKCGTHLPILDPPVSAALAYTAPSCKSAIPLADQVPTMTCVFNRPRNLYVVTLKQLPAHERKTIYYRCMEPGSPAACRVVVHVPPAPPDPQSPRGSSPSEVQSCSTSGTTITVEASIQTKKAQFKCGGGMFQLDPPFLADTTYTARSCTKPVPLRTQVAGSLFMSPFEDDLYTLQLKTFPVDRPRTLYYVCTSPGSSRSCKVAIHVPLDPTATQDVARYHDIPECSESGATVTAFVSPNTRAAQFKCGPALFELYPPLAFQNAYGSRACVTPIPLGDIVSGTLSLAAGGNNLYTLQLSGLPARKPKDMYFKCMAPDGSSSCKVHIKVPKHSNSLRALKAPKIHVCYPGPDASLRIRASAYSSFYIRCAAGLSHSPTVETDVYDNLDGSCSSAGPLDRHVKGAELVRAPQVRRVGTTYIFSVEELPEVPQQLCYLCAPNSNLRTEECRILITVPARNYSTSRGLPPPTRPPSPSAQGRPHGALIMAILQVGAHLTGCF
- a CDS encoding perforin-like protein PLP1 (encoded by transcript BESB_037970), which gives rise to MAVLPRDSLPREGESWRLRPVHLAAVFACLLLLPQHVLGVARRHAPALSGDLWLPSGPVFSGGGGAPVDERHVVGESQEADFSDSPAFSEASADVLPRSAALGAGVDPSVEDARRTLKQWKSIGRSVPVDDLPEATTGGERKEATSAAAPVDSHGQANAARRPTVPSTDSSTEDELGHAQPFVPTKVDLESTATESADSPPAPVRRRRKTPSRPRQLKAGQGSAAAAAAEPWAGVTGDEAMQPGMQELRAQATRHPHDVAKGTASDASLVELREDWSAYETVRKHHLGHATPFVPASSPDYGETPPSAAPPVKTGGSVRGRAGSRKPPVPKAPGSRRKGHASGHEAPHVAGAAQSGMDADASRPGESAEASDSVGPDRETASMLQTQQSTSSGTQTQAPRGGHDGSSEAFEADDIELSLDDIELSLDDIDFGEEGEETVASLADSGNEEAEHPAASSAESFDSDFEFGDDDDVDYGSFTTAPVGPSSAVGGGASPAPTRSSAKRLPSSNRQQPAAPKEPSAPPPSAPRRTREAQAAGARPAAAAKHVSPKQPEASKPSPAAAKARTSGSPRRAMIQQQPRAQAVSFHTGSHKNESPSPGGGTGDDEFDIDVDDLDLDDLDLDDLDLEIDSGDLSAAGASPPTPKTKAPPKKAPKTGNQPRQPQRSKGHLATPAAEAASEDISIDLDDDIDDAVIGSSDEQADDDAQGSSQALAEATAIDSGELDLSSEDGSGLEGDGDFDFDASDEGGLGSSGGGLEDALGGALQGKVKIPGTGIDLNKISKETKKRLGKARSFKDFGKGMGDARFQQEVAGQRLSAPDVKWEHRQPMQIREDTDVYKQAHDTAPSLDFLGSGYDMLKGNPLGDPETSMDPGFRSPVVRFHWTHGPYGVTNDLNLLQPVGGFVRPFVSCRQSESVDEISTMSDYQAELTADASAGGGGYFVSFSASTGYRDMAQNVAKDNERSFFMKTYCFRYEAGLSDSPAITWNTTYGFQHTLMDLPVNFRGLDNNSTCMPFIYKTTPLSTDCQEMGVTKWMSFFDRYGTHVTTNLKLGGKMIHEIKVKSADVDALKDSGISVAAEVSASFMGFSASAKASSSSSTSQRDASSKLKKTVTTRVIGGRPPKDPTDPSSIVLWSKTVEDLPMPIQMELRPLEHFLPHQFREAYRKAAIYYGRAFGMSPTDLDGMGSDSVSLADRLQSGHSVVWGGTAPGYLQCPGKEVIIAGFSILFNFRDMEADPNDYHMQICRPGLRKCEGASTTGNSGDDARMWAICGPSSMTSIRQFIVEGLVKNDDPEATLELRCPQGTEVAWGLKLAVGYGPGGAAHSYIGHCNSGRSTCTMDPRPEASRRHARRFIYAACIESGYPGVREIQAISNNGDIGYANKGLPNSDGNVVLNCGDGNELLLGWTIENHTREEQVRPKFLTCPPGKQICTMKGAGIDDAPLVGGQRKFRDTHALLGYGLCIPSKRFNPHPEEKAAPLRHIPAGGR